A single window of Archangium gephyra DNA harbors:
- a CDS encoding efflux RND transporter periplasmic adaptor subunit yields MASRVFIGGLVLILLSLVGGVVWLRPRPHQERAGVTPPPGNAVGRTVREDTADKGLLGVVVSEASVNLAARLEGRVEDVRVQVGSGVRRGEIVATLESAGTRQELAIAEAALLSSRAEQQVAALSLKQAQERLQRREDPAQLSVGAISQEEVSAARFEQQLAEAKLAQAQARVQEQEARVAQLRQRVEELVVRAPFDGQVAGRFTHPGALVQPGQALVHVLRRGTPQVRFAIPSHQVQRVEAGQPVRVEVAEQQLVLEGRVSQVAPEVDVASLMIFALADVEVPSGVFVPAGTTVRVKPAVSEARQEGSAVRARQ; encoded by the coding sequence ATGGCTTCGCGCGTGTTCATCGGAGGGCTGGTCCTGATCCTGCTCTCCCTCGTGGGAGGTGTGGTGTGGCTCCGCCCGCGTCCCCACCAGGAGCGCGCTGGCGTGACGCCGCCCCCAGGGAACGCGGTGGGCCGGACTGTTCGAGAAGACACGGCCGACAAGGGCCTGCTGGGCGTGGTGGTCTCGGAGGCGTCCGTGAATCTCGCCGCGCGGCTGGAAGGGCGCGTGGAGGACGTCCGCGTGCAGGTGGGCAGCGGGGTGCGCCGGGGAGAGATCGTCGCGACGCTGGAGTCCGCGGGCACGAGGCAGGAGCTGGCCATCGCCGAGGCGGCGCTGCTGTCCAGCCGCGCCGAGCAGCAGGTGGCGGCGCTGTCGCTGAAGCAGGCCCAGGAGCGCTTGCAGCGGCGGGAAGATCCCGCACAGCTCTCGGTGGGAGCCATCTCCCAGGAAGAGGTGTCCGCGGCGCGTTTCGAGCAGCAGCTCGCGGAGGCGAAGCTGGCGCAGGCCCAGGCGCGCGTGCAGGAGCAGGAGGCCCGTGTGGCCCAGTTGCGCCAGCGCGTGGAGGAGCTCGTGGTGCGCGCTCCCTTCGATGGTCAGGTAGCGGGGCGCTTCACCCACCCCGGAGCGCTGGTGCAGCCAGGGCAGGCGTTGGTGCATGTGCTCCGCCGGGGAACGCCGCAGGTGCGCTTCGCGATCCCCTCCCACCAGGTGCAGCGCGTGGAGGCGGGGCAGCCGGTGCGGGTGGAGGTGGCCGAGCAACAGCTGGTGCTCGAGGGCCGCGTGAGCCAGGTGGCGCCCGAGGTGGATGTGGCTTCCCTCATGATCTTCGCGCTCGCGGACGTGGAGGTGCCCTCGGGCGTCTTCGTCCCCGCGGGCACGACGGTGCGGGTGAAGCCGGCGGTCAGCGAGGCCCGGCAGGAGGGCAGTGCGGTGAGGGCGCGGCAGTGA
- the rplT gene encoding 50S ribosomal protein L20: MRVKKGFKARRRRNRILKLAKGYRGRRKNCYKRANQAVERALDYASRDRAVRKRNFRSLWIVRINAAARTVGLSYSRLIAGLAKNKIALDRKVLSEMAIVDPAGFAAVANIAKAA, from the coding sequence ATGCGCGTCAAGAAGGGTTTCAAGGCTCGTCGCCGTCGTAATCGGATTCTGAAACTGGCCAAGGGTTACCGTGGCCGCCGCAAGAATTGCTACAAGCGGGCCAACCAGGCCGTGGAGCGCGCGCTCGATTACGCCAGCCGTGATCGCGCCGTTCGCAAGCGGAACTTCCGCTCGCTGTGGATCGTCCGCATCAACGCGGCCGCCCGCACCGTGGGCCTGTCCTACTCGCGGCTGATCGCCGGCCTGGCCAAGAACAAGATCGCCCTGGATCGCAAGGTCCTGTCCGAGATGGCCATCGTGGATCCCGCTGGTTTTGCCGCTGTCGCCAACATCGCGAAGGCGGCCTGA
- the rpmI gene encoding 50S ribosomal protein L35, with product MPKLKTRSGAKKRFQVKKTGKVKFGKALGKHLFTHAKSQKLKREHRGTGHLKDMDAKKVVKEMFPYGAN from the coding sequence ATGCCCAAGTTGAAGACCCGTAGCGGCGCCAAGAAGCGCTTCCAGGTGAAGAAGACCGGCAAGGTGAAGTTCGGCAAGGCCTTGGGTAAGCACCTCTTCACCCACGCCAAGAGCCAGAAGCTCAAGCGTGAGCACCGTGGCACCGGGCACCTGAAGGACATGGATGCCAAGAAGGTCGTCAAGGAGATGTTCCCCTACGGGGCGAACTAG
- the thrS gene encoding threonine--tRNA ligase, whose translation MADQITVTLPDGSQKQAPRGTSIADFVRDSIGAGLAKAALFARVNGQDVDLTRPLTEDVKLQIFTSKSPEGLELIRHDAAHVVASAVQRLFPGTQVTIGPATEEGFYYDFFREKPFTPEDLEKIEAEANKEIASNLPFVRTEISMDEAIKLFEDKGEKFKVEIVKDIAAKGAKTLTLYTHGEWVDFCLGPHAPSTGKIGVIKLLSTSGAYWRGDHRNPMLQRIYGTAFFDKKALQEYLNRMEEARKRDHRKLGKELDLFHFHPYSPGAAFWTPKGTTLYNTLAAFMRRMTSETGYVEIKTPLLYNKGLWETSGHWGKYKENMFLVLDSESGEHDFSLKPMNCPSHHLYYGFKKHSYRDLPLRLHTQDVLHRNEAAGSLGGLTRVRQFAQDDAHIYCMESQIPDEVRRFVQLLDRVYKAVGLSYAVKLSTRPEKRLGDDSLWDRAEAGLKSALEGLGLEYELKPGDGAFYGPKIDFDVSDSIGRKWQLGTIQLDYLAPERFDLTYIGDDNAEHRPVVLHRAIFGSFERFIAILIEHFAGAFPAWLAPVQAVLVTVADRQRDYALKVRDQLRAKGYRVDFDERGLTLNAKIRDAQLQKTPFTLVIGDNEVEGGGVSPRRYGGEDLKTMKLEAFEALLEKEAAWP comes from the coding sequence ATGGCGGATCAGATCACGGTGACCCTCCCCGATGGCAGCCAGAAGCAGGCACCCCGGGGCACGTCCATCGCGGACTTCGTGCGCGACAGCATCGGGGCGGGCCTGGCCAAGGCCGCCCTCTTCGCGCGCGTGAACGGCCAGGACGTGGATCTGACCCGTCCGCTCACCGAGGACGTGAAGCTGCAGATCTTCACCTCCAAGAGCCCCGAGGGCCTGGAACTCATCCGGCACGACGCCGCCCACGTGGTGGCCAGCGCGGTGCAGCGGCTCTTCCCGGGCACGCAGGTGACCATCGGTCCCGCGACGGAGGAGGGCTTCTACTACGACTTCTTCCGCGAGAAGCCCTTCACGCCCGAGGACCTGGAGAAGATCGAGGCCGAGGCCAACAAGGAGATCGCCAGCAACCTGCCCTTCGTCCGGACCGAGATCTCCATGGACGAGGCGATCAAGCTCTTCGAGGACAAGGGCGAGAAGTTCAAGGTCGAGATCGTCAAGGACATCGCGGCCAAGGGCGCCAAGACGCTCACGCTCTACACCCATGGCGAGTGGGTGGACTTCTGCCTCGGGCCCCACGCTCCGAGCACCGGGAAGATCGGCGTCATCAAGCTGCTGTCCACCAGCGGCGCGTACTGGCGCGGAGATCATCGCAACCCGATGCTCCAGCGCATCTACGGCACGGCCTTCTTCGACAAGAAGGCGCTCCAGGAGTACCTCAACCGGATGGAGGAGGCCCGCAAGCGCGATCACCGCAAGCTGGGCAAGGAGCTGGATCTCTTCCACTTCCACCCGTACTCGCCGGGCGCGGCCTTCTGGACCCCCAAGGGCACCACGCTCTACAACACCCTGGCCGCCTTCATGCGCCGCATGACGAGCGAGACGGGCTACGTCGAGATCAAGACCCCGCTGCTCTACAACAAGGGCCTGTGGGAGACGAGCGGCCACTGGGGCAAGTACAAGGAGAACATGTTCCTCGTGCTCGACAGCGAGTCCGGGGAGCATGACTTCTCGCTGAAGCCGATGAACTGCCCGAGTCATCACCTGTACTACGGCTTCAAGAAGCACAGCTACCGCGACCTGCCCCTGCGCCTGCACACCCAGGACGTGCTCCACCGCAACGAGGCGGCCGGCTCGCTGGGCGGTCTCACCCGCGTGCGCCAGTTCGCCCAGGACGACGCCCACATCTACTGCATGGAGAGCCAGATCCCCGACGAGGTCCGGCGCTTCGTGCAGCTGCTGGATCGCGTCTACAAGGCGGTGGGCCTCTCCTACGCGGTGAAGCTCTCCACCCGGCCCGAGAAGCGGCTCGGCGATGACTCCCTGTGGGATCGCGCCGAGGCCGGCCTCAAGAGCGCCCTCGAGGGGCTCGGCCTGGAGTACGAGCTCAAGCCCGGCGACGGCGCCTTCTACGGCCCGAAGATCGACTTCGACGTGTCCGACAGCATCGGCCGCAAGTGGCAGCTGGGCACCATCCAGCTCGACTACCTCGCCCCCGAGCGCTTCGATCTCACCTACATCGGTGACGACAACGCCGAGCACCGCCCCGTGGTGCTCCACCGCGCCATCTTCGGCTCCTTCGAGCGCTTCATCGCCATCCTCATCGAGCACTTCGCCGGCGCCTTCCCCGCGTGGCTCGCCCCGGTGCAGGCCGTGCTCGTCACCGTGGCGGACCGCCAGCGTGACTACGCCCTCAAGGTGCGCGACCAGCTCCGCGCCAAGGGTTACCGGGTGGACTTCGACGAGCGCGGCCTCACCCTCAACGCGAAGATCCGCGACGCCCAGCTCCAGAAAACCCCCTTCACCCTGGTCATCGGCGACAACGAGGTCGAGGGCGGGGGCGTGTCCCCCCGGCGCTACGGCGGCGAGGACCTCAAGACCATGAAGCTGGAGGCCTTCGAGGCCCTCCTGGAGAAGGAAGCCGCCTGGCCGTGA
- a CDS encoding efflux RND transporter periplasmic adaptor subunit: MSEQGQGKPSIFRKEALEYYQHYRRQEGDVLQLAPGWTRWTYVLLMGMLGVGLLVCLIGTVSEYASGSAVVRIERRTEVTTPAGGVVTSVLVQPGQRVEAGQLLVTLQSEEERNTLTRVQHELELNLVRYMRDLTDQSARLALTSLRAEQELAQARVEARSLRAPVAGVVGNLRIQPGQFLTAGTQVASLVEDDAPVFLLTFLPGYYRPFLKPGMPLRVELDGFHYDYREVLIESVGDQIIGPGELKRYLGADLGDAVKVDGPIVLVRARIPSRTFTHDGRVLDFFDGMPARAEVAVRSEPILLTLIPGLKALFPHDD, from the coding sequence GTGAGCGAGCAAGGCCAGGGCAAGCCGTCCATCTTCCGCAAGGAAGCGCTGGAGTACTACCAGCACTACCGGAGGCAGGAGGGCGATGTGTTGCAGCTCGCTCCCGGCTGGACGCGTTGGACGTACGTACTGCTGATGGGCATGTTGGGCGTGGGACTGCTCGTGTGTCTGATTGGCACCGTCTCCGAGTACGCCTCCGGGAGCGCGGTGGTGCGGATCGAACGGCGCACGGAGGTGACGACGCCCGCTGGCGGCGTGGTGACCTCGGTGCTGGTGCAACCCGGCCAGCGCGTGGAGGCCGGACAGCTCCTGGTGACGCTTCAGTCCGAGGAGGAGCGCAACACGCTCACCCGCGTGCAGCACGAGCTGGAGCTGAACCTGGTGCGCTACATGAGGGACCTGACGGATCAGTCCGCCCGTCTGGCCCTGACGTCGCTGAGGGCCGAACAGGAGCTGGCCCAGGCCCGCGTGGAGGCCCGCTCCCTGCGCGCTCCCGTGGCGGGCGTGGTGGGGAATCTGCGCATCCAGCCGGGACAGTTCCTCACCGCGGGCACCCAGGTCGCGTCACTGGTGGAGGACGACGCGCCGGTGTTCCTGCTGACCTTCCTGCCCGGCTACTACCGGCCCTTCCTCAAGCCCGGCATGCCCCTGCGCGTGGAGCTGGATGGCTTCCACTACGACTACCGCGAGGTGCTCATCGAGTCGGTGGGCGATCAGATCATCGGCCCCGGTGAGCTCAAGCGCTACCTGGGGGCGGACCTGGGCGACGCGGTGAAGGTGGACGGCCCCATCGTCCTGGTGCGGGCGAGAATCCCCTCGCGGACCTTCACCCACGATGGGCGGGTGCTGGACTTCTTCGATGGCATGCCCGCACGGGCGGAGGTCGCGGTCCGCTCCGAGCCCATCCTCCTGACGCTGATTCCGGGACTCAAGGCCCTCTTCCCCCATGACGACTGA
- the pheT gene encoding phenylalanine--tRNA ligase subunit beta, whose translation MKISVKWLGDYVGLPASVDELARKLTAVGLEIEGLERPGEGLRGVVVAQIKESVQHPNADKLSVTKIDMGGPELLQVVCGAKNFKVGDKVPLATLGTKLPNGVEIKQAPLRGVDSFGMLCSAKELGISEESSGLLILPQELKPGTPIAQALGMDDVVMEVNVTPNRPDALSHLGVAREVAVATGGALRPPQPKLAESGAPASEKAKVRIEDPVRCPRYAARVIENVKIGPSPQWLQDRLKACGVRPISNVVDVTNFVLLEYGQPLHAFDLDKVAGQEIIVRTAKPGEKMTTLDGKERALSPEDLLICDRDRAQAIAGVMGGQDSEVSAGTTRVLLESAFFQPSSIRRSSKRHGLHTEASHRFERGVDLDATIPAVDRAAALIAELAGGTVAPGRIDVYPQPQPQRRVTLRYGRVEKLLGVAIPEAECRRILGTLGFKQVEEGSGQTTFEVPRARVDVEREEDLMEELARVYGYDNIPAKLPRGLAELGPEPAYSEAERRARQALSGVGLREVVNYSFVAPRSLEVLGGKDKPVALLNPLSVEQSVMRTSLLPGLLENLSRSVRHQVESVALYETGRAYFQDPEGGQGQRPAAREVHRLGGLVWGLRGGRTWTQKDARADFYDAKGALESVLHALHVDGVRFVPAEAPAYHPRACARVELADGTVLGHVGELHPRVTKALDLPRDVFVFEVDTAPLYAASRLVPEYQGLPRFPAVLRDLAVVVPLALQNDEVRRVILEVGGPLVEDALIFDVYTGKPIAEGHKNLAYAIRYRSPERTLTDADVTAAHQRIISEVNQRLGGALRT comes from the coding sequence ATGAAGATCTCGGTCAAGTGGCTCGGTGACTATGTGGGGCTGCCGGCCAGCGTGGATGAGCTGGCCCGTAAGCTGACCGCCGTGGGTCTGGAGATCGAGGGCCTGGAGCGCCCCGGCGAGGGTCTGCGCGGCGTGGTGGTGGCGCAGATCAAGGAGTCCGTCCAGCACCCCAACGCGGACAAGCTGTCCGTGACGAAGATCGACATGGGCGGCCCGGAGCTGCTGCAGGTGGTGTGCGGCGCCAAGAACTTCAAGGTCGGCGACAAGGTGCCGCTGGCCACCCTCGGCACGAAGCTGCCCAATGGCGTGGAGATCAAGCAGGCCCCCCTGCGCGGCGTGGACAGCTTCGGCATGCTCTGCTCCGCCAAGGAGCTGGGCATCTCCGAGGAGTCCTCCGGCCTGCTCATCCTCCCGCAGGAGTTGAAGCCGGGCACGCCCATCGCCCAGGCGCTCGGGATGGATGACGTGGTGATGGAGGTGAACGTCACCCCCAACCGTCCGGATGCGCTGTCGCACCTGGGCGTGGCCCGCGAAGTGGCCGTTGCCACCGGTGGCGCCCTGCGTCCGCCCCAGCCCAAGCTCGCCGAGTCCGGCGCCCCCGCCTCCGAGAAGGCCAAGGTGCGCATCGAGGATCCGGTGCGCTGCCCGCGCTACGCGGCCCGCGTCATCGAGAACGTGAAGATCGGTCCCTCGCCCCAGTGGCTCCAGGACCGGCTCAAGGCCTGCGGCGTGCGCCCCATCAGCAACGTGGTGGACGTCACCAACTTCGTCCTCCTCGAGTACGGCCAGCCGCTGCACGCCTTCGACCTGGACAAGGTGGCCGGCCAGGAGATCATCGTCCGCACCGCGAAGCCGGGCGAGAAGATGACCACGCTCGATGGCAAGGAGCGGGCACTGTCGCCCGAGGACCTGCTCATCTGCGACCGCGACCGGGCCCAGGCCATCGCCGGCGTCATGGGCGGCCAGGACAGCGAGGTCAGCGCGGGCACCACGCGCGTGCTGCTTGAGTCCGCCTTCTTCCAGCCCTCCAGCATCCGCCGCTCCTCCAAGCGCCACGGCCTCCACACCGAGGCCTCGCACCGCTTCGAGCGCGGCGTGGACCTCGACGCCACCATTCCGGCGGTGGACCGGGCCGCGGCCCTCATCGCCGAGCTGGCCGGTGGCACCGTGGCCCCGGGCCGCATCGACGTGTACCCGCAGCCCCAGCCGCAGCGCCGCGTGACGCTGCGCTACGGCCGCGTGGAGAAGCTGCTGGGCGTGGCCATCCCCGAGGCCGAGTGCCGCCGCATCCTCGGCACCCTCGGCTTCAAGCAGGTGGAGGAGGGGAGTGGGCAGACCACCTTCGAGGTGCCCCGCGCCCGCGTGGACGTGGAGCGCGAGGAGGACCTCATGGAGGAGCTCGCCCGCGTCTACGGCTACGACAACATCCCCGCCAAGCTGCCCCGCGGCCTCGCCGAGCTGGGGCCCGAGCCGGCCTACTCCGAGGCCGAGCGCCGCGCCCGCCAGGCCCTCTCCGGCGTGGGGCTCCGTGAGGTGGTGAACTACTCCTTCGTCGCGCCCCGCTCCCTGGAGGTGCTGGGCGGGAAGGACAAGCCCGTCGCGCTCCTCAACCCGCTGAGCGTGGAGCAGTCGGTGATGCGCACCAGCCTGCTGCCGGGCCTGCTGGAGAACCTCTCCCGCAGCGTCCGTCACCAGGTGGAGTCCGTGGCCCTCTACGAGACGGGCCGCGCCTACTTCCAGGACCCCGAGGGTGGACAGGGCCAGCGTCCCGCCGCTCGCGAGGTGCACCGCCTGGGAGGCCTCGTGTGGGGCCTGCGCGGCGGCCGGACGTGGACGCAGAAGGACGCCCGCGCGGACTTCTATGACGCCAAGGGCGCCCTGGAGTCCGTGCTGCACGCGCTCCATGTGGACGGCGTCCGCTTCGTCCCCGCCGAGGCCCCCGCCTACCACCCGCGCGCCTGCGCCCGGGTGGAGCTGGCCGATGGCACCGTGCTGGGCCACGTGGGCGAGCTGCACCCGCGCGTCACCAAGGCCCTGGATCTGCCCCGCGACGTCTTCGTCTTCGAGGTGGACACGGCGCCCCTGTACGCCGCCTCCCGTCTGGTGCCCGAGTACCAGGGCCTGCCGCGCTTCCCCGCCGTACTCCGGGACCTGGCCGTCGTGGTGCCCCTGGCGCTCCAGAACGACGAGGTCCGCCGCGTCATCCTGGAGGTCGGTGGCCCCCTGGTGGAGGACGCCCTCATCTTCGACGTCTACACGGGCAAACCCATCGCCGAGGGCCACAAGAACCTGGCCTACGCCATCCGCTACCGCTCGCCCGAGCGCACCCTCACGGACGCGGACGTGACGGCCGCCCACCAGCGCATCATCTCCGAGGTCAACCAGCGCCTGGGTGGTGCCCTGCGGACCTGA
- the pheS gene encoding phenylalanine--tRNA ligase subunit alpha, producing MRDRLQALADAARREISVASEPSAVEALRIRYLGKKGELSGVLGGMGKLPPDERRALGEVANQVKAEIEKLLAEAVQRAEEAALESELRGPKLDVTLPGRAATPGSRHPVSRTMEEIVRTFQRLGFEVAHGPEIELDYYNFEALNLPKDHPARDMQDTFYVDEASLGHAKKADSSPLLRTHTSPVQVRFMLNRKPPFRAVMPGRVYRRDSDITHTPMFHQVEGLLVDKDVSFAELKGTLDAFVKAFFGSDTRTRFRPSFFPFTEPSAEVDISCTSCGGKGCRICKQTGWLEVLGSGMVHPNVFKYSGYDPSEVTGYAFGMGVERIAMLRYRIDDLRMMFENDARFLEQF from the coding sequence ATGCGAGATCGCTTGCAGGCACTCGCGGACGCGGCGCGGCGGGAGATCTCCGTCGCCTCGGAACCGTCCGCGGTGGAGGCGCTCCGAATCCGCTACCTCGGCAAGAAGGGTGAGCTGTCCGGTGTCCTCGGAGGGATGGGCAAGCTGCCCCCCGACGAGCGCCGCGCCCTCGGCGAGGTGGCCAACCAGGTCAAGGCCGAGATCGAGAAGCTCCTGGCCGAGGCCGTCCAGCGCGCGGAGGAGGCGGCCCTGGAGTCCGAGCTGCGCGGTCCCAAGCTGGACGTGACGCTGCCCGGCCGCGCCGCCACCCCCGGCAGCCGCCACCCGGTGTCCCGGACGATGGAGGAGATCGTCCGCACCTTCCAGCGGCTCGGCTTCGAGGTGGCCCACGGGCCGGAGATCGAGCTCGACTACTACAACTTCGAGGCGCTCAACCTCCCGAAGGACCACCCCGCGCGCGACATGCAGGACACCTTCTACGTGGACGAGGCCTCGCTCGGCCACGCGAAGAAGGCGGACAGCTCGCCGCTGCTGCGCACGCACACGTCCCCGGTGCAGGTGCGCTTCATGCTCAACCGCAAGCCGCCCTTCCGCGCCGTCATGCCCGGCCGCGTCTACCGGCGCGACTCGGACATCACCCACACGCCCATGTTCCACCAGGTGGAAGGGCTGCTGGTGGACAAGGACGTCAGCTTCGCCGAGCTCAAGGGCACCCTGGATGCCTTCGTGAAGGCCTTCTTCGGCTCGGACACGCGCACGCGCTTCCGTCCCTCCTTCTTCCCCTTCACGGAGCCCTCCGCCGAGGTGGACATCTCCTGCACCTCGTGCGGCGGCAAGGGCTGCCGCATCTGCAAGCAGACCGGCTGGCTGGAGGTGCTCGGCAGCGGCATGGTGCACCCCAACGTCTTCAAGTACAGCGGCTACGACCCCTCCGAGGTCACCGGGTACGCGTTCGGCATGGGCGTGGAGCGCATCGCCATGCTGCGCTACCGCATCGACGACCTGCGGATGATGTTCGAGAACGACGCGCGCTTCCTGGAGCAGTTCTGA
- the infC gene encoding translation initiation factor IF-3: protein MPPFRGEYLLPLSGGSHIARDQRTNRRIRAREVRVVGPEGEQLGVLPIEAALDRAQSAGMDLVEVNPMAKPPVCKIMDYGKFKYEEKKRASEAKKKQVVVHLKEIKLRPKTEEHDYEFKVRNVRRFLEEGNKAKVTIMFRGREITHKELGSAILDDVVKDLKDVAVVEQMPRMEGRQMFMIIAPNPKVAARARELARQQAAAAEKADKGEGGKKNEVVGSARPEGQQAAAQAPVPVPPASVLAQAEGAK from the coding sequence TTGCCCCCCTTCAGAGGGGAGTACCTACTCCCACTATCTGGAGGGAGTCACATCGCTCGCGACCAAAGAACGAACCGCCGTATTCGCGCTCGCGAGGTCCGTGTTGTAGGACCAGAGGGAGAGCAACTAGGAGTCCTGCCGATCGAAGCAGCGCTGGATCGGGCTCAGTCCGCGGGGATGGACCTCGTCGAGGTCAACCCCATGGCCAAGCCGCCGGTCTGCAAGATCATGGACTACGGCAAGTTCAAGTATGAGGAGAAGAAGCGAGCCTCGGAAGCGAAGAAGAAGCAGGTCGTCGTCCACCTGAAGGAGATCAAGCTCCGTCCCAAGACCGAGGAGCACGATTACGAGTTCAAGGTCCGCAATGTGCGCCGCTTCCTCGAGGAGGGGAACAAGGCCAAGGTCACGATCATGTTCCGTGGCCGGGAAATCACGCACAAGGAACTGGGCTCGGCCATCCTGGATGACGTGGTCAAGGATTTGAAGGACGTGGCGGTGGTGGAGCAGATGCCGAGGATGGAAGGGCGGCAGATGTTCATGATCATCGCCCCGAACCCGAAGGTGGCGGCCCGGGCGAGGGAGCTGGCCCGGCAGCAGGCGGCGGCGGCGGAGAAGGCGGACAAGGGCGAGGGCGGGAAGAAGAACGAGGTGGTGGGCTCTGCCAGGCCCGAAGGTCAGCAGGCGGCGGCTCAGGCCCCGGTGCCTGTTCCCCCGGCAAGCGTTCTGGCGCAGGCCGAGGGCGCGAAATAG